In the Geobacter sp. FeAm09 genome, one interval contains:
- a CDS encoding endonuclease/exonuclease/phosphatase family protein, producing MPCLAWGYLVFVMATWLAVFLGGDRWWPATVFLFSPRWFVSLPLMVMVPLAAWANRRSLMPLFAAAVIIFGPLMGLCLPLPQAKSVPGPVLRVLTCNVQTGDFNAAALSALIRDSGADIVALQECPPEFRIALPREWQSVQDGELVVLARYPLQKSGSLQALHPPHQWPRTCLLQCVITVPWGKVAFNTVHLPSPRYGLQTILDRTTLFSLSRKGLLIEETAHRKRVAREAQRAVAQSPLPVIVAGDFNMPADSTIYRDVWGRYANAFSEKGTGYGRTEFASMRGIKVGVRIDHILAGNGLGIRVCETGPDVGSDHLPLIADIGGHR from the coding sequence GTGCCGTGCCTTGCCTGGGGGTACCTCGTGTTCGTCATGGCGACATGGCTTGCCGTCTTTCTCGGCGGCGACCGGTGGTGGCCGGCTACGGTATTCCTGTTCAGCCCGCGGTGGTTTGTTTCCCTCCCGCTCATGGTCATGGTGCCGTTGGCTGCCTGGGCGAACAGGCGTAGTCTCATGCCGCTGTTTGCGGCGGCTGTCATTATCTTTGGCCCCCTGATGGGGTTGTGCCTGCCGCTGCCACAGGCCAAAAGCGTGCCGGGACCGGTCCTCCGGGTACTCACGTGCAATGTTCAGACCGGTGATTTCAACGCTGCGGCGCTTTCCGCACTTATCAGGGACAGCGGGGCGGATATCGTTGCCTTGCAGGAGTGCCCCCCCGAGTTCAGGATCGCCTTGCCCCGGGAGTGGCAGAGCGTTCAGGACGGGGAGCTGGTTGTCCTCGCGCGATACCCTTTGCAAAAAAGCGGATCACTGCAGGCTCTCCATCCTCCTCACCAGTGGCCGCGCACCTGTCTTCTCCAATGCGTCATAACGGTCCCATGGGGCAAGGTCGCCTTCAATACGGTCCATCTGCCCAGCCCACGCTACGGCCTGCAAACAATACTTGACCGGACCACGCTTTTCAGTCTATCCCGTAAGGGGCTCCTCATCGAGGAAACCGCGCACCGGAAGCGCGTTGCCCGGGAGGCGCAACGGGCCGTTGCCCAGTCGCCGCTGCCCGTCATCGTCGCCGGTGATTTCAACATGCCTGCCGACAGCACGATCTACCGCGACGTGTGGGGGCGCTATGCCAATGCCTTCTCTGAAAAAGGGACCGGATACGGCAGGACGGAGTTTGCGTCGATGCGCGGCATAAAGGTCGGCGTCCGTATCGACCACATACTGGCCGGCAACGGCCTGGGCATACGTGTCTGTGAAACCGGTCCCGATGTGGGATCGGACCATCTCCCGTTGATCGCGGACATCGGCGGGCACAGGTGA
- a CDS encoding Crp/Fnr family transcriptional regulator, producing MIWKTNQRQKPDGNIIKNIPFFSGLSPEEINLIESLIVKKHYAKNQIVLFEEDTAKYMYIVYSGKVRVVKINEEGKEQIISIHKKNDFFGEMALLDGKTSPATVIAYEDAIIGLLSKEDFERFVLNNDATRHKIIGLLCDRLRDSWAMIKILSFDNAEHRVLAVLDRLQDLYGVMDDRGTIINAKLTHQQIASYASVARETVTRILNKLERDAMIQALDNKSILLTKAFYLRPRSA from the coding sequence ATGATCTGGAAAACAAACCAACGGCAGAAGCCTGACGGCAACATAATCAAGAACATACCTTTTTTCTCGGGCCTTTCCCCGGAAGAGATAAACCTGATCGAAAGTCTTATCGTCAAAAAGCACTATGCAAAAAACCAGATCGTGCTTTTCGAAGAAGACACCGCCAAGTACATGTATATCGTCTACTCCGGCAAGGTGCGGGTCGTCAAGATCAATGAAGAAGGCAAGGAACAGATCATCAGCATCCACAAGAAGAACGACTTCTTCGGCGAGATGGCCCTGCTCGACGGCAAGACATCTCCGGCCACCGTCATTGCCTACGAGGATGCCATCATCGGGCTCCTGTCCAAGGAGGATTTCGAACGCTTCGTCCTCAATAACGACGCCACCCGCCACAAGATAATCGGCCTATTGTGCGACCGGCTCCGCGATTCCTGGGCAATGATCAAGATATTGAGCTTCGACAATGCCGAACACCGAGTGCTGGCGGTACTTGACAGGTTGCAGGACTTGTATGGGGTTATGGACGACCGGGGCACCATCATCAATGCGAAACTGACGCACCAGCAGATCGCCAGCTATGCGTCAGTCGCACGGGAAACGGTAACGAGGATTTTGAACAAGCTGGAAAGGGATGCCATGATTCAGGCCCTGGACAACAAGTCGATTCTGTTGACCAAGGCATTCTATTTGCGGCCCAGAAGCGCCTGA
- a CDS encoding Ig-like domain-containing protein gives MSNTLVSKVRNSLFPALVLAFSLVSVSFAATGNNTATITARQYVTNTVHITGGHFTTPYIAGTANTEYILDSDISADSAAIQITAPYVVINLNGHTITYNQVSTGNGIETTAYNLHDIAVTYGQIIQGTALSAGGSYGLGNNPISTKYKGADRTQIAGIYAKYGGQDVGGFQLGGDYVTVENSTVEDVYNYGTVTDRHSGISAIHLWGWYGTVRNNTIINTRDKGVEAGYTSNVYGNTISILSICTNSVGIGISSNSKIYNNTIVGRGEMPVGIALGSSTPKGFVTDPAEIDATYVPQDVNNPNGYNHDIEVYGNTIDVQVTRLGVEYSGGVYPGASTWSDSGVWAVGIRSTTGIVNLSVHDNTITATGNYNFQGTWSPTGQAVTMGSMAKGIMLGLRWSGHSASIYNNTVTALDNDGTGSAIGISICANIDNRYFYTDPSQPRRSDFHPNLAVYGNTVTSNILNLALGDDYGPSDGFPLVYRNTFIKSGSYSRYHTIGVGYGTYYEISTGLLLSNVYQNGAAESDLGFNFDSLSNGNAYRGKAVIFGRLMSGTVKDTGSNLLPNIRTTVYTGTTSSFGVQLATVTDATGAAPLYVYDYELNNAGGTTGKATPTTVTYRPHTNDLYNLATSQDMFTTTPDTSASSWDAVTSSGTYTLVGTGGSITISAASGTGTTTTDTTAPAIAITAPAAGATVSGNVSVTVNTSDNVGVAKVEYYVNGTLLTTTTSSPYSYTWNTASVSNGSSTLSAKAYDAAGNVGTSTSVAVTVSNAVADTTVPTAALTAPTSNATVSGTVTVTATASDNVGVSRVDFYVNGTLRASVNSSPYSFSWNTTADANGSYSLYAKAYDAAGNSAATSTITVTVNNVVADTTAPTVSAFSIPATATSLTVAVSSFTATDNVAVTGYLVTESATAPSASATGWSSKAPASFTFSAAGSKTAYAWAKDAAGNVSAAKSGSVTITLADTTAPTVSAFSIPATATSLTVAVSSFAATDNVAVTGYLVTESATAPSASATGWSSTVPTSFTFSAAGSKTAYAWAKDAAGNVSAARSGSVTITLATTTTTSYTVSDALLALRIASGKVTPTSAQLSSLDVAPVVNGQSVPDGTINTGDVIVIMSKIVGKTIL, from the coding sequence ATGAGCAACACACTGGTTTCGAAAGTACGCAACTCTTTATTCCCGGCACTTGTTCTGGCCTTCTCGCTGGTTTCCGTATCCTTCGCCGCTACCGGCAACAACACCGCCACCATAACTGCCCGCCAGTACGTGACCAATACCGTGCATATCACCGGCGGGCATTTCACCACCCCCTATATCGCCGGCACCGCCAATACCGAATACATCCTGGACAGCGATATCAGCGCGGACAGTGCCGCAATCCAGATTACGGCCCCCTACGTGGTCATCAATCTGAATGGCCATACGATCACCTACAACCAGGTGTCCACCGGCAACGGCATCGAGACGACGGCGTACAACCTCCATGACATCGCCGTCACGTACGGCCAGATCATCCAGGGCACGGCACTGTCGGCAGGGGGAAGCTACGGGCTCGGCAACAACCCCATATCGACCAAGTACAAAGGCGCTGACAGAACACAAATAGCAGGCATTTACGCAAAATACGGCGGCCAGGACGTGGGGGGCTTCCAACTGGGCGGCGATTACGTGACGGTTGAAAACTCCACCGTTGAGGATGTCTACAATTATGGTACGGTGACGGACCGTCATTCCGGCATCTCGGCCATCCATTTGTGGGGATGGTATGGGACCGTGAGAAACAACACCATCATCAATACGCGTGACAAGGGTGTCGAAGCCGGTTACACGAGCAATGTCTACGGCAACACTATCAGTATCCTCAGCATATGCACCAATTCGGTCGGCATCGGCATCAGCTCCAATTCCAAGATTTACAATAACACTATCGTCGGCAGAGGCGAGATGCCCGTCGGGATCGCCCTCGGCAGCTCCACGCCAAAAGGGTTTGTGACCGACCCCGCGGAGATTGACGCAACATACGTCCCCCAGGATGTGAACAACCCCAATGGCTACAACCACGATATCGAGGTGTACGGCAACACTATCGATGTCCAGGTGACAAGGCTCGGCGTGGAATATAGCGGCGGCGTTTACCCGGGCGCTTCAACGTGGTCGGATTCAGGCGTATGGGCGGTTGGTATTCGCAGCACCACCGGCATTGTCAATCTGTCCGTGCATGACAATACCATTACCGCTACCGGCAATTACAACTTTCAGGGCACGTGGTCGCCTACCGGCCAGGCGGTCACCATGGGGTCCATGGCCAAGGGGATAATGCTCGGGCTCAGGTGGAGCGGGCATAGCGCCAGCATTTACAACAATACGGTCACCGCTTTGGACAACGACGGAACCGGTTCGGCCATCGGCATCTCCATCTGCGCCAACATCGACAACAGATATTTTTACACCGATCCCAGCCAACCCCGCAGGTCGGATTTTCATCCCAACCTGGCCGTTTATGGCAACACGGTGACAAGCAACATTTTGAACCTCGCGCTGGGTGATGATTATGGCCCGTCCGACGGTTTCCCCCTGGTGTACCGGAATACGTTCATCAAGTCCGGCAGCTACAGCCGCTACCACACCATAGGCGTCGGATATGGGACCTACTACGAAATCAGCACCGGCCTCCTCCTGTCCAACGTCTACCAGAACGGCGCAGCGGAAAGCGATCTGGGCTTCAATTTCGACAGCCTGTCGAACGGCAATGCATACCGGGGCAAAGCCGTCATCTTCGGCCGCCTGATGTCTGGCACGGTCAAGGATACCGGAAGCAACCTGCTGCCCAACATCCGCACCACCGTTTATACCGGCACAACTTCCAGTTTCGGCGTGCAACTCGCCACGGTCACCGATGCCACCGGCGCCGCTCCGCTCTATGTTTATGACTATGAATTGAACAATGCCGGCGGCACCACGGGAAAGGCGACGCCGACAACCGTGACCTACCGGCCCCATACCAACGATCTTTACAATCTGGCGACGAGCCAGGATATGTTCACGACAACGCCTGACACCTCAGCAAGCTCGTGGGATGCCGTGACCAGCAGCGGAACCTATACTCTTGTGGGAACCGGCGGGTCGATTACGATTTCGGCCGCATCGGGGACGGGAACCACTACAACGGATACGACTGCTCCGGCGATTGCCATAACGGCGCCTGCCGCCGGCGCCACCGTCAGCGGTAATGTCTCGGTGACGGTAAACACGTCCGACAATGTCGGCGTAGCCAAAGTCGAATACTATGTAAACGGCACCCTCCTGACGACAACGACCAGTTCACCTTACAGCTATACCTGGAATACCGCCTCCGTAAGCAACGGCTCCTCTACGCTGTCCGCCAAGGCCTATGACGCGGCCGGCAATGTGGGAACCTCCACAAGCGTTGCCGTAACGGTGAGCAACGCGGTCGCCGACACCACCGTTCCCACTGCCGCTTTAACGGCACCCACCAGCAATGCTACGGTCAGTGGCACCGTCACCGTGACCGCCACTGCTTCCGACAATGTCGGCGTCAGCAGAGTCGATTTCTACGTCAACGGTACCTTGCGCGCTTCGGTGAACAGCTCGCCCTACAGCTTCAGCTGGAACACGACGGCAGACGCGAACGGCTCGTACTCCCTGTATGCAAAAGCCTACGATGCCGCCGGCAACAGCGCCGCCACATCGACCATAACCGTAACAGTGAACAACGTCGTGGCCGACACGACCGCCCCGACGGTTTCGGCCTTCAGTATCCCGGCGACGGCCACCTCGCTGACGGTCGCCGTCTCTTCCTTCACCGCCACCGACAACGTGGCCGTGACCGGCTACCTGGTGACCGAGAGCGCCACCGCCCCGTCGGCCAGCGCCACCGGGTGGAGCAGCAAGGCCCCTGCCTCGTTCACCTTCTCGGCCGCCGGCAGCAAGACCGCCTACGCCTGGGCCAAGGACGCCGCGGGCAACGTCTCGGCCGCCAAGAGCGGCAGCGTAACCATCACCCTGGCGGATACGACCGCCCCGACGGTTTCGGCCTTCAGCATCCCGGCGACTGCCACCTCGCTGACGGTCGCCGTCTCTTCCTTCGCCGCCACCGATAACGTGGCCGTGACCGGCTACCTGGTAACCGAGAGCGCCACCGCCCCGTCGGCCAGTGCCACCGGGTGGAGCAGCACGGTTCCGACCTCGTTCACCTTCTCGGCCGCCGGCAGCAAGACCGCCTACGCCTGGGCCAAGGATGCCGCGGGCAACGTCTCGGCCGCCAGGAGCGGCAGCGTAACCATCACCCTGGCGACGACGACCACCACCAGCTACACGGTCAGCGATGCCTTGCTGGCGCTGCGGATTGCCAGCGGCAAGGTCACCCCGACGTCAGCCCAACTGTCGAGTCTGGATGTCGCCCCCGTGGTCAACGGCCAGTCGGTTCCGGATGGTACGATCAACACGGGAGACGTTATCGTGATCATGTCGAAGATAGTTGGAAAGACGATCTTGTAA